The window ATCTTTCCCAAGCCAAAAAGGGAAATTTCATATAAAAATATAAACTTTCATTTCATTTATCCTGCCATATATAATGAATTCGGGAGATTTTACTTTTACTTATTAAGTTTCATTACTTCTATTATAATTATACTTTTTAAATATAAAGATATCAATTTTATATATATACGCGAAATGATTTACAATCCATTTCCAAGATGGCTTTCTAAAATTTCAAAATTACCACTAATTATAGAAGTTAACGGAAATCGCCTGCTCAGTGTCAATAAAAGAGAAAAGAGATATCATAAAATATATAGAGATCAAAGTAATAATTTCAATATAGCTAAACTAATAGTAACTTCTACTCCATACCTAAGAACACATATTAGTAAATCTTATATGATACCAAATAATAAAATTATATTTTTAATAAATGGTGTTGAGGAGAGTAATTTAGATTCACCGTATATCTCAGACGATGATTTAGAATATTTAAAGGATAAATTCTGTCTGGGATTTTTAGGTACAATATGGAAATGCTATGATCTATACAGTACAATCATGTCTTTATATTTACTCAAAAAAGAGATTAAAAATATACATTTACTATTTATTGGAGATGGTCCTGATAAAAGCTATATTCAGAAGCTTGTAAGCAAATTAAACCTACATAATAATATTACAATAACCGGATTTATAAATCCATCGGTATTAAAACATTATTTGAAGTATATTAACATTGGGTTAATGAATCTTACAAAAAAGGGAGTAATGAATGGAGGCCCTATAACAACAAGATTTGGATCATATGCAATAAACAAAATACCAATTATAGCCAGCGATTTTATGATTGACGAATATCCAATTGAAATTAAAAATAATATATTTTTAGTTCCTCCAGAAAATCCCAAAAAATTAGCATACAAAATATTATATATATTCAAAAACTACGATGAAGCCCAGCAAAAAGCAGAAAACCTGTACAAATATGTCGTAAAAGAATTGACTTGGGAAAAGGTTACCAGAAAAATTCTATCTAAAATTGAAGATATTCTCAAAGAGGAGGTATAAAAACAATTCATTAAAATGTTATCGAACGAATTAACAATAATCGTTGTTACTTACAATTCCATGGATATCCTACCCCACTTCCTTGTACACTTGAAAAATGCTTTGCAAGATGAGCAATGCGAAATTATCATATCTGATAATTGTTCATCTGATGATATCCAGAATTACATTAATCGCTATCACCCTGATGTACATCTGGTCAAATTAAACGAAAACATGGGCTATGGAGCAGCATTAAATGAGGGGATAAAAATTGCTAAAACTCCTTATGTTGCTCTGATGAATCCAGATGTCATAGTTGAACCAGGAGGATTTAATGAGCTTATTATATTCCTAAAAGAGCATCCCGAAGCTGCTGCCGTCTCTGGACTGATAGCACATTGTACAGAAATCCCGAAAAGTTTAACCATCAATTCGCTATTTCCCGATAAAAAAGTTGCAGCAAATATAAAATACGAGAATCTATTTTCAAGGATAGTTTATTACACAGGCTTGAGGTATAAACTGCCAAAAGCTAAGTTCTTAAAATCATGGAAAATGGTTGAAATTAAAGATCATATTGAAGTTTCAAGGATTGAAGGATCTTTTGGTATTTTCAGAAGAGAAGCTCTTCTTAAAGCTGGACTTTTTGATCCACGTTTATTCCTATACTGGGAGGAAGATGACATTGCTATAAGATTAAAAAAACTCAATTATAAAATCTACCTCACGAAAAGAGCCATAATCGCACATCTTCAAGGCAAAGGAAGTAATCTAAGTAAATCAATTGTTACCGAAAAAATCTTGCTAAATAGTATCTATTTATTTTTCAGAAAATATTATGGACTTGCTTATGCCTGGATTTCATTTTTTACAATCTGGACGATAATTTCTATCGTTCTTCTATCAAAGATTCTATTAAAAAAAGACCGCTATACTTTAATGGAATTATGGAAATGGCATTTTTACTCTTTACTGCTCAAGGGTAAAACCCCAAAGAATACAATTCCCAACAATTCATCAATCAACTATGACTGGTCAACCAAAATCAAAACTAATAATTAATTGCACAATATGAACATAGTCTTAGAAGCCACTAGTGCATATACGGGATTAAGAGCAATAAAACGTTATACAAAAAGCCTCATACACGCCTTCTTTGAAAAAGGATATGAAGATAACTTTATAATATTCACGAACTTTTTTAGAGGTAAATGTAATGAGATTGATTCGATAATAAAAAAGAAGGATAATTTTATTAGAAAACATATGCCAATCCCCCTCAGATTCAAAAACTTATATTGGGAGTATATTGGGCTAATTAACATTAACCCGTCTTTCACTAAAGTTGATATATTCCACGCTCTTGGCGATAACCATCCAACTTTAAAGCTACATAACTATATAATCACACTACACGGAATTGCATATTTCTCAAGACCGGATTTGCTCGATCCAGATTATGTAAAAGAGAAACAAAAAAATCTGATTAAAGCCTGTAAAATCGCAAATTATTTTATTGCCGTCTCCGAACATACAAAAAGGGAATTTTTAAAGGTTTTTTCATCAATAAAATCTAATAGTATAAGAGTTATACCGCTGGGTGTTGGTGAAGAATTTCACCCGATTGAAAAGAATAGAGTAAAAAAAATACTTAAAGAAAAATTTAAAATAGAAAGCCCCTATATTTTATTTGTTGGTGGACTGGAACCCCATAAAAATATACATGGAATCTTAGAAGCATTTTATATAATTAAAGACGAATTTAAAAACATGGCTCTCATTTTAGTCGGGAAAACTTCAAGAAAAAATAATTACCTTGAAAATCTGCTTAACAAATATAAAATCCAAAATAGAATAAAGATTATTCCTTTCCTACCTCAAGAAGGCAGAGATTTACCAGTATTATATAACGGGGCAAAATGTTTTGTATTCCCAAGCTTTACTGAAGGATGGGCGTCACCTCCACTTGAGGCAATGGCGTGCGGAACTCCAGTAGTTACATCAAATGTATCGTCCCTGCCAGAAACAGTTAATGATGCTGCAATTAAAGTAGACCCTTATAATCCTGAAGAAATTGCCAAAGCAGTAAGAAAAATATTAAACGACCCTGACTTCTCTAAAAATTTAACCAAAAAAGGATTGACCCATTCATCTAAATACACTTGGAAGAGATGTGCTGAAGAAACTTACTCTTTTTACAAAGACATAATAGAAAATAGAATAACTTAAAAGTTAAAAGAACAGGTTGAATATTGAAAATCACAATAGATGTAAGCTGTCTAGTATTAAACCCTTATTCAGGTCTTTCCAACATGGCAAGGAATTTAATTAAATATCTTTTAGAAATCGATAATGATAATGAATACATACTTTTTTTTAACTACTTCAAGAAAGAATATCGATCCTCTCTAAAATTTGATAGTGTAGAACTTTATAAACTACAGATTCCTCGCAGATTAATCAAATTCATATGGAGTTATTGTAAAGTACCAATAGACTCATATTTCCCTAAAATGGATATCTTCCATTCCTTACATAGATTAATGCCACCAACGAAAAAAATCAAAACCCTTTTAAATATACATGATTGTCGATTTATTGCTCATCCAGATCTCTACTCAACAAAAGAAGTAGATTCTTATAGAAAGCAAATTGAAATTTCCCTTAAACACTCAGATTTAATAATCACAATATCAAATTTTATGAAAAAAGAAATACAAAAGTACTTCGGGATTGACGAAGAAAAAATTAGAGTTATATATAATGGCTTTGACTATAAATATCCTGATAAATTAAAAAGCTCCCTTCAGTCCCAACACTTTAAATTTAAAACAAGCAGGTCTTATATAATATTTCTTGGTCCACTGGATAAAAGAAAAAATTTAAACAGGCTACTCATGGCATATGAAAAAGCAATTCATAATGATAAATCATTCCCCGACATTCTAATAGCAGGTGTAGATAAATACGATTTCAACAAATACTTAAGAATAAATAATTTAGATATCAGCTCTTTTGAGAATAAAGTTATCATAACAGGATTTTCAACCTTCAAAGACATACATTTACTAATATCAAATGCAAAGGCTCTTTGCTATCCATCGATATATGAAGGATTTGGATATCCACCCCTCGAAGCTATGGCCTGTGGTGTACCAGTATTAACCAGTAACACTTCATCAATTCCAGAAATTGTTGGAGATGCTGCACTGAAGGTTAATCCATTCAGTATTGAAGAGATTTGTCAGGGATTAGAACAAATCGTACATGATAAAGAATTTAGAGAAAGTTTAATAAAAATGGGATACAATCAGGTCAGGAAATTTCCCTGGGAAAAAACGGCCTTAAGCTATGTAAATGCATACAATTATTTGTACAGGAGCTAATAGCCCAAAATGAGTTATAGCTCTTTCATTAAAAATATCTACTACCCAATTACTCAAAAAATAAAAGGACAAAATGTTATTAAATATTTTGAAGAACTAAAGAAAAATGAATATAAACCTATAGAAGAATTGAAACAGCTACAATTCAGAAGACTCAAATACATTATAGATTCAGCTTATAGAAATGTCCCCTATTATCAAGAAACTTTTAAACAGTATAGTTTCCATCCTGATGATTTACAAAAACCTGAAGATATAAAGAACCTACCCATTCTCGATAAAGAAGACATAATCAGAAATTTTAATAGACTAATTAATCGCAATTACAAAGGTAAGATATATTTTTGCAAGACAAGTGGTTCCACAGGAATACCATTAAAATTCTACGTTTCAAATGAATATGACAGTTGGGATTGGGCAAGCCGATGGCGCGGAAGGAGCTGGTTCAATATAAAAATAGGTGATCCCGAGGTAGCTATCTGGGGTCGCCATATTCACTCTCCAATAAAAAGAATAATTGATCCTTTAAAAGCACTCATTCGTAATACCTTGCTTATTTCAGGATTTGAATATACAAAACAAGATTTAAAAAAATATACTCGAAGAATTAATTCATTTAATCCTGTATATATATACGGATATTCAAACAGCATATATAACCTCGCTTTATTCTATAAAAAAAACAATATTCCTGCACCGAGTAGACTTAAAGCTATTTTTGTAACTGCTGAGATGCTCTTTCCAAATGAAAGAGCCCTTGTTGAATCCACATTCAACGTACCAGTAGCCAACGAATACGGTTGTTCTGAATTAGGAGGATTCGCCTACGAATGTCCTCATGGTAACTGGCATGTATCAATTGAAAATGTATTTCTCGAATTCATTCAAAATGAATTAGGGTTCAAAGAAATAGTGGCGACATCATTGACAAATATATATATGCCATTTATTCGCTACAGAGTCGGCGACATAGGGGATTGGATCGATACAAAGTGTTCATGTGGACGAACTCTACCTATTATGAAGCTTGACTTTGGAAGAATAACAGAAGTAATTATCATGAAAAATGGGGATCGTTTTTCAAGTAAAATTTTTGGATATGTAAGCAAAGAACTTTTTGAAATGGGCAAACATCCCTTCATTCAATATCAAATAATTCAAAATGAACCATCTTCCTTTATAATATATTATGTCCCATCAGACTCCTTCAAACAAGAGGACCTTAACATTTTCTCTAAACTCGTATACAAATATCTTAAAACAAATCAAATAAAAATCGAATATATACCTGTAAAGAATATTAATCCTGATCCATCGGGAAAAATAAGATATTTTATATCAAGATTAAAAAGCGAAGAAATCACAGGAACATAAAACTATACTTAAGTCTAAGTCCTATAATAAATACCTTCATTCATGAAAAGAGATTTTGTTAGATATCGGAATGATCCTCCAAAGGGAAAGCTTGAGGTTTATCGGAACTGTCCAGTTGAAAGTGTTAAGTTAAGTATTATAATACCAACATTAGACAAAAAAAGAGGAGGATACCTGCAAAAACTTATTAATTCCATAAAAGAACAGACATTTAAAAATTGGGAGTTAATACTGGTAATCGGAGATACAAGACAAGGGCGGGCAATTAACTGCGGTGCGTCAATTGCTAAAGGAAAATACCTATTAATCCTTGATGACGATACTCAAATAACCCAGAATTTTCTCTTTGAAAAGATGGTATATTACATCGAAAAGCAACCTGATATAGGAATGGCTGGTGTTTCCAATGTAATACCATCGGACGCAAAGTCATTTATAAAAAAGGTCATGACTCAAATACCACGAAGAACCTCGCCAATCGTAAATGAAATAATTGATAGTGATCTTGCAGAACACCCCTGCTGTATAATTCCAAATAAAGTATTCTACGAAATTGGTGGGGAAAACGAATTGATACCAAGGGGACTTGATCCATATTTAAGAAACGAGATAAGGAAGGCAGGATACAGAGTAGTAGTTCTACCAGGTCTCTACATACATCATCTACCTCCGAACAATTTTTCTTCGTTCATCAAACAGTTTTATAGAAACGGTAAAATGGCTGCATTTGTTAATAAGTATTATAAGGATTTTGTAGTAGATCTTGCATTTAAACACAATCAGAAAGTAATTGAAAAAAGAGGACTCATATATAGAATTTTTCGTTATTCATACAAAATTGTGATCTCGATCATGGAACTAAAACTATACTACCTTTTAAGTTTAATTACCTATCTGGCAGGTTTCATTGTTGGCTATTTAACTCTGAATAAAGATGATGTGTAAAAAGATTAATCTTCTGATACCCGGTGATTTCCCACCGATCATTAGTGGTATTTCAACATATTTTTATGAAATCTGGAAGTTGCTACCTTCTGATAAAAGAATCATTATAGCGCCCAGATTCGGAAGTTATCGTAAAATTGACAGGAAATTTCCTCATAGAGTTTTCAGAGTTAAAGTTCCAATAAATAACAAAACTTTTGAAAAAATAAAGAAGGGGCTTATATATCTTTTTTACACTTTTATTCTGCATTTAAAACACAGAATAAAAATAATTCACTGCGGACAGGTACTCTCATCTGGATTTGTAGGCTGGTTTATGAACAAATTATTTAAAATTCCATATGTCATTTACATCTATGGTTCAGAAACTTATAGATTTGGTAGATTAAAACTTTTTACATCTATAATGAAAATTTTTTTAGAATCATCATCAAAAATAATTGCAAATAGCAATTTCACAAAAAATGAGTATATTGAATTTGGCATAAATCCAGAAAAAATTGAAGTTATAACTCCAGGTGTTGATATTGGGAGATTTTACCCTCAGAAAAAGGATGAGCACCTTTTAGAAAAATTTAACCTAAGGGATAAAAAAATTCTGCTGACCGTTGGAAGACTTGATGAAAGGAAGGGACATGACAAAGTTATAGAAGCTCTTTCAAAGTTAAAAAGCAAATACCCCGATTTAACTTATTTAATTGTTGGATCTGGCAGGGAGGAAAAGAGATTGCAAAACATTGTAAAAAATTATGCACTTGAAGACTACGTTGTATTTGTCGGCTATGTCCCTGATGAGGAATTACCAAGATACTACAACCTCTGCGATATTTTTATCCTTTTAAACAGGCAAACAGAGGCAAATAAACTGTTAAAAGGTGATTATGAAGGATTTGGTATTGTATTTATCGAGGCAAGTGC of the Candidatus Neomarinimicrobiota bacterium genome contains:
- a CDS encoding glycosyltransferase family 4 protein yields the protein MCKKINLLIPGDFPPIISGISTYFYEIWKLLPSDKRIIIAPRFGSYRKIDRKFPHRVFRVKVPINNKTFEKIKKGLIYLFYTFILHLKHRIKIIHCGQVLSSGFVGWFMNKLFKIPYVIYIYGSETYRFGRLKLFTSIMKIFLESSSKIIANSNFTKNEYIEFGINPEKIEVITPGVDIGRFYPQKKDEHLLEKFNLRDKKILLTVGRLDERKGHDKVIEALSKLKSKYPDLTYLIVGSGREEKRLQNIVKNYALEDYVVFVGYVPDEELPRYYNLCDIFILLNRQTEANKLLKGDYEGFGIVFIEASACGKPIIAGNFGGVYDAVENGKTGLVIDPVNIEEIIKSIEYFLSNPENSFKFGNRGLNRVRQSFTWDKKAREIITIENEILN
- a CDS encoding glycosyltransferase family 4 protein, which translates into the protein MNIVLEATSAYTGLRAIKRYTKSLIHAFFEKGYEDNFIIFTNFFRGKCNEIDSIIKKKDNFIRKHMPIPLRFKNLYWEYIGLININPSFTKVDIFHALGDNHPTLKLHNYIITLHGIAYFSRPDLLDPDYVKEKQKNLIKACKIANYFIAVSEHTKREFLKVFSSIKSNSIRVIPLGVGEEFHPIEKNRVKKILKEKFKIESPYILFVGGLEPHKNIHGILEAFYIIKDEFKNMALILVGKTSRKNNYLENLLNKYKIQNRIKIIPFLPQEGRDLPVLYNGAKCFVFPSFTEGWASPPLEAMACGTPVVTSNVSSLPETVNDAAIKVDPYNPEEIAKAVRKILNDPDFSKNLTKKGLTHSSKYTWKRCAEETYSFYKDIIENRIT
- a CDS encoding glycosyltransferase translates to MKRDFVRYRNDPPKGKLEVYRNCPVESVKLSIIIPTLDKKRGGYLQKLINSIKEQTFKNWELILVIGDTRQGRAINCGASIAKGKYLLILDDDTQITQNFLFEKMVYYIEKQPDIGMAGVSNVIPSDAKSFIKKVMTQIPRRTSPIVNEIIDSDLAEHPCCIIPNKVFYEIGGENELIPRGLDPYLRNEIRKAGYRVVVLPGLYIHHLPPNNFSSFIKQFYRNGKMAAFVNKYYKDFVVDLAFKHNQKVIEKRGLIYRIFRYSYKIVISIMELKLYYLLSLITYLAGFIVGYLTLNKDDV
- a CDS encoding glycosyltransferase family 2 protein, whose protein sequence is MLSNELTIIVVTYNSMDILPHFLVHLKNALQDEQCEIIISDNCSSDDIQNYINRYHPDVHLVKLNENMGYGAALNEGIKIAKTPYVALMNPDVIVEPGGFNELIIFLKEHPEAAAVSGLIAHCTEIPKSLTINSLFPDKKVAANIKYENLFSRIVYYTGLRYKLPKAKFLKSWKMVEIKDHIEVSRIEGSFGIFRREALLKAGLFDPRLFLYWEEDDIAIRLKKLNYKIYLTKRAIIAHLQGKGSNLSKSIVTEKILLNSIYLFFRKYYGLAYAWISFFTIWTIISIVLLSKILLKKDRYTLMELWKWHFYSLLLKGKTPKNTIPNNSSINYDWSTKIKTNN
- a CDS encoding phenylacetate--CoA ligase family protein, which gives rise to MSYSSFIKNIYYPITQKIKGQNVIKYFEELKKNEYKPIEELKQLQFRRLKYIIDSAYRNVPYYQETFKQYSFHPDDLQKPEDIKNLPILDKEDIIRNFNRLINRNYKGKIYFCKTSGSTGIPLKFYVSNEYDSWDWASRWRGRSWFNIKIGDPEVAIWGRHIHSPIKRIIDPLKALIRNTLLISGFEYTKQDLKKYTRRINSFNPVYIYGYSNSIYNLALFYKKNNIPAPSRLKAIFVTAEMLFPNERALVESTFNVPVANEYGCSELGGFAYECPHGNWHVSIENVFLEFIQNELGFKEIVATSLTNIYMPFIRYRVGDIGDWIDTKCSCGRTLPIMKLDFGRITEVIIMKNGDRFSSKIFGYVSKELFEMGKHPFIQYQIIQNEPSSFIIYYVPSDSFKQEDLNIFSKLVYKYLKTNQIKIEYIPVKNINPDPSGKIRYFISRLKSEEITGT
- a CDS encoding glycosyltransferase family 4 protein, whose protein sequence is MARNLIKYLLEIDNDNEYILFFNYFKKEYRSSLKFDSVELYKLQIPRRLIKFIWSYCKVPIDSYFPKMDIFHSLHRLMPPTKKIKTLLNIHDCRFIAHPDLYSTKEVDSYRKQIEISLKHSDLIITISNFMKKEIQKYFGIDEEKIRVIYNGFDYKYPDKLKSSLQSQHFKFKTSRSYIIFLGPLDKRKNLNRLLMAYEKAIHNDKSFPDILIAGVDKYDFNKYLRINNLDISSFENKVIITGFSTFKDIHLLISNAKALCYPSIYEGFGYPPLEAMACGVPVLTSNTSSIPEIVGDAALKVNPFSIEEICQGLEQIVHDKEFRESLIKMGYNQVRKFPWEKTALSYVNAYNYLYRS
- a CDS encoding glycosyltransferase; the encoded protein is MIYNPFPRWLSKISKLPLIIEVNGNRLLSVNKREKRYHKIYRDQSNNFNIAKLIVTSTPYLRTHISKSYMIPNNKIIFLINGVEESNLDSPYISDDDLEYLKDKFCLGFLGTIWKCYDLYSTIMSLYLLKKEIKNIHLLFIGDGPDKSYIQKLVSKLNLHNNITITGFINPSVLKHYLKYINIGLMNLTKKGVMNGGPITTRFGSYAINKIPIIASDFMIDEYPIEIKNNIFLVPPENPKKLAYKILYIFKNYDEAQQKAENLYKYVVKELTWEKVTRKILSKIEDILKEEV